The genomic window TTTCTCTTGAAACAGAAGTTGGTATAAACATGTCCGTCATCCTCATATTTTTGGAAGACACAATCAGTCTGTAAGCTCCAGATGCAAAAGCCAACCCAGCCTAAATTCTCCTAGAAATAGATTCTGTGTGAGTACAAGGAAAAACAATCATTTTATGATCTGTTGAAAAAATGAGTACGTATCTGGAAGTGCTCAGATGTCAGCTGGAAAACTATTTCAAGATACTATTAAGAAGGGAAGTCTGATGTATACATCAAAAGCTAATTTTgcctcttcaaaataaaaataaacagtgaaTTCAAAAAGTGGTATTGAATATTTATTGTACCTAGATggttaacaaagtttttttttttttcaaaatcaatgtGCAAGAGTTATGATTTGATTTACAAAGTTAACATTTTGTGTCTGGTTGTGTACTTTTTGCCTAGTgccctaagattttttttttcaatctaaaGGACAatgttgacaggttttttttttttttaaatgtgatgtgTTGGGTTCTTCTAGGTTCATTTATTTGTGTCCAGATTTGGTTGTGATGACCttggaagaaatatttttctccaaaaagAAGATTCCACAAAAGACAGAGGACAGTGGCACCATGGGACCAGACAATACATCTCAAATATTTCCAAACTCCTTCTTGCTGATGGGCATCCCAGGACTAGCACACCTGCATGTCTGGATTGGGATTCCCTTCTGCTCCGTGTATGTGGTGGCAGTGGTTGGGAATGTGACCATGCTGGCTGTGGTGAGGGCAGAGCGAAGTCTCCATGAGCCTATGTTCCTCTTTCTGTGCATGCTGTCCATCACTGACCTGGTCCTCTCCACATCTACATTGCCTCGCATGCTCTGTCTCTTCTGGCTCAGAGCCCATGACATTATTTTTGATGCTTTCCTGGCCCAAATGTTCTTCATTCACAGCTTTACTGCCATGGAGTCAGGCTTCTTCCTGGCCATGGCCATTGATCGTTATGTGGCCATCTGTGATCCTCTACACCATGCATCAATCCTCACCCATGGTCGCATTGCCAAAATGGGAGCTGCTGTGATCCTCCGGGGAGTGGGcttcttttctccacatcccaTCCTGCTCAAGCACCTCCCCTACTTCAGGACTCAAATCATTGCCCACACCCGCTGTGAATTTATGACAGTGGTGAAGCTGGCATGTGTGGACACA from Oryctolagus cuniculus chromosome 1, mOryCun1.1, whole genome shotgun sequence includes these protein-coding regions:
- the OLFR605 gene encoding olfactory receptor 605 (The RefSeq protein has 3 substitutions compared to this genomic sequence) produces the protein MGPDNTSQIFPNSFLLMGIPGLAHLHVWIGIPFCSVYVVAVVGNVTMLAVVRAERSLHEPMFLFLCMLSITDLVLSTSTLPHMLCLFWLRAHDIIFDAFLAQMFFIHSFTAMESGFFLAMAIDRYVAICDPLHHASILTHGPIAKMGAAVILRGVGFFSPHPILLKHLPYFRTQIIAHTHCEFMTVVKLACVDTEPPSATASA